CACAAATTTCAATGCAATGCCCCGTCCACTAGAGTGAAAATCGGTAAAAATTTGAGCTAGTGCAGCGGCAAAGCCAAGTACCCCGTGGTGAAGCAATAgaagtttttttttctaccaGAGTAACTTACTAATTTACACGGTATTATGTAATGGTTCATTGTGCGGGTACTTCTCTAAAAATGGTCGTTCAACTAATACAATTCCACTATAAGTTATTCATTAAACACATTTGAATTTCACTTGACTTTGAAATGTGATTTAGTACTCCGAAACTTGatctatattcaaataaattttatcatcTCACTCAACTgtttcttttttttaataatttgggccTTTTTTTGATAGCCCACATATAAGTGGCCTACTTCATTTCCTCAAGGgggtcataattttttttttattgaaactaCAGGCTTCATTGTTTCCTAAGTTGGAAAAAATAACATgtaattgtaataataatattctaAAATTGCTCACTATAATTAAGCTTTGTTATTaccttaaaataataatataaccaATAATATTTTCATAACAAACTTTCACGGATCCTTATAATCACATAAACTTATGCAATACATGGGGGAGCCACAACACAAATAATTTGAAACAAAACAACCTTGAGTAGTAGGCAGTATTGGAAAATAAAATTGTGCTTACCACCCTCAGAGAGACAAGATTCCAACACACCTACTACGCCATGTTTCACTTCCAAAATACCATATACAACCAATATCTCTCCCATTTTCACAATGCACAAACTCCAAATTTATAAATGCAAATGGAAACCATGCCATGATTGTGTTTGACGAAGGACAGTGCGTTGTATACAACCTTCTCACAAGATCAGTATGTCCTTCAATCTACAAATTGAGATTCTATTGATTCAATTTTAATATCTAGTTTTCTTTACCCTGTCTATGTACTCATTTAGACAATGCTCCTTGTAAGTTCATTTATGACTTACGAGGAGCATGGAGAGAAGGTTGTGAATATAGACGTAAGGGGTGGTAGCAAAACGACAACTTACATACTCTCAGGATCCCCAAAACACTTGCAATTAGATACCAGAATCAAGCAACTGTGGTTGTGAAGTAAAAAAGTATTACCACTAAACCAGAAGGGTGTCTATGTTTACAATCGCTCTAGCATATCCTCCTACTGCATCCAATACGACATACTCATACAATCGACACTTCTCAATTGGTTGACCTCATCTTCAGtgcaatcaataataaaataataatttcctgGTCACCTTACTTTAACTCACATATCTCACTATGCATTTCATCTGAACCAAAAGGAGTGTATTAGTGATAATTTTTACAACCATTATCTCCTAAATGTTATCGCTCTTTCTTTGTTTCCACTAAAttaactagaaaaaaaaaacacaacccatgtattattattttctttaaatattgTCACACATAATTTGACGTAGATTATGAAGTCATCCAATACTAGAAGAAAAATGACTTCAAACAAAAACCAAAGCATTGAaacttaatagaaaaaaaaatgtacaaaCTAACACTAAAATATATGTTCTCCTTGGGTTGTACTTTAATTTTCTCACTTAACAAACCCTCAAAAGTTACTAATCAGAATTAAACTTCTTATGTGGCTAATACATATACCAATATGCCCAATATTCATGCAAAATAAAAACCCCATGCAAAAATTAACTACTAAATGGTAATGCAGTGTGTCATTCAATAATTaatacatttaaaaataaaatttatttatattaaaaatttgccACCTCATTATATTCATTGCTTATACagcataaaaaaattataacaactTCAGTTTTTGTTAcgttattttattatacatttgtCTAAGTCAATTATAATAGTTACTTAGTAGCAGTCAAATAGTTACGTGTCCACAATCGTAAATAAGTCCCAACTCTTACCTATATTTACTATAAAACCCTCAACTGTACTATTTATTGGACCTAAAATTACCCTTCTACCCCCCACTTACTAAAACAGTGCCAACTAAAAATCACAACCGGTTATACAACCGATTATACCAAGTCATAATATTTAAAAGTCAACATTTTTATACCAATGTAACTTTGACACTTGGCAAATTTCTGGGCCCCACATAAACCCCACATGAAGGACTTAGTCCTGTGAGGGACGCCAGAATCCTcctatatttataatttaaaaaaaaaaaagtttattttcGGATTCGGGTTTCACCTGAAATCCGAAAATTTTGAAATGGGCCACTGAAAATCAATCCGAAATGCATTTGGATCGGGCGGGTTAAATCTGAAATGATGCTTGGGCTTTCGGGCTGCGGGTTTGGGCTATCAGATCGGGCAGATTTCTCGGGTGGGCCAGGCTGGATGTGCAGGCCTAACGAGAACAAACTCTCATGTCTTGAATATATGAACTCACATCATCGAGTCTTATCTTATAAGCATGCGACCTACTTTAAGAGTAAGTAGACAACGCACATTTTTATATGAAGTCTAAATGAGTCTTAAGTCGACTAACGTCTAGATCACTCGAGCTTTGAAGTACAATCAATGCAGACGTTTCTATGTATAGTATAATCCATgaaatttaatgcatttaatatctTAATTATTTATAGTAATAGTCACATAATCAACAAATCTTGTAACAATTACCTATTTTCCTATAAATAGGTGAACCAAAAAGTGGAAGAAAAAAAGGTTAATTATAATTTAGacttgtaaatcctaaaattgtcatattttatagaaatattttttcatttaaaatatcAATTGTTTGTTTCTCTTTATTGTGTTTTTCAGAATTAAACTTTTCATTTCTTGTGATTTGTGGAATATTTACATTCCTTATTTAACTTTATTTGATTTTAAAGGGAAAtaatatcttgcaaatattcagtacttactcaaAATCCTTACTGGAATATTTGAcattatattttcgtgcagctcaagaattaaaattcaggaaactgaatctttaatgtcattaattgttctttctattttgagcatgttttttatccgacacaggtctgagctgtccccaccaaaatcgtatctgtcggatcaacatcttctaaaaaaggcatttcttcatcaatcaagaatatcttcaattattcttgcatttattaggagattctttctcagcctttatgagcacgaaaaatgactctataaatagggctctaaaggcagtgagaaaagtgaactcttagatgcataatttgtgagtataTTGTAATATTTGAGAGAGTTCCGTATTTGTATtaaagatcatagtattcacgtgatcttgtaggaatatgagtgtttagttttttgtggtgagtttataccacgctcatgagtgaatacacattgtaatttgaacacaacttttatagtcttcgggaaaatatttttacaagccttgcgtcgggaggatgcaagtactcgttggccattgaagggagttcaagtggttgagcgtttcaatcaagatcagattagtgaagagaagtacaacaaagttgcgtcaaatttcaagagggagtcttgttttgtttaagtcaatattttgtacttgtgattctttattaattgattttattctctaggcatggccccaaggagtaggttatcagaaagggtttctgaaccttgtaaaaattcgttgtgttctttattgttttgcattgcctttttattgtgttcagttttcATTGTGACAAGTTCGGagtctgtcccgacagaactgcaatctgtgtaaacagttaattaccattccgcactttaattaattcacatggtttaattaatttggtaattattaaaaacagaatttcaagaCTATTATAACTCTATGTTCTTATTTTTACTTTGAGTCCTCGcatgttttatttaagtgttcaAAATTCTGTTGGAAAAATAATGTATAACATTTATTTAAAGTAATATTTTGAGACGTGATTTTTATTGAGACACATTTTGTTATTAGTGAGATATCTTTAGAAATATGTATTCTCCTCTGTGAGTATATAAAAATTAAGTATTAATATGCTTAAAATTGTTATGGTGTGAATGAGAAATTGTTACCTAAAATAGGCAAAATGAGAAGGAAAAATAGTGGGATTTGTGTTAGTCCCACATGAAAATTTGAGTACCTTTTCAAAAGAGTATTTAGAATTTCATATTCTTAGCTTAATAAGTTGATAAGTAAGAAGACTCTATCTTGTGCACGTAGGGGTGCAAATCATCGTGGATGGAGCAAATTCCTATATAACTTGTGTGCGCTCACGAATGCATGCCCATAAAGCTCAGTGAACATGTTAATTTTGGGTATTTACCCGAAATTGATTTTTTGGGTAGTTACCCAAAATTGACtgcaattaattatttgattcaCAAACAGTTACCCAATTTTTATAGCTTGAGTATCAAGCAAATTTTTGCAATTAAATGCACTATTCATTTTGAAGCGTATAAATAGAGAACTTCACCTCATTGTTCAACACACCAAAATTTGAAATCTCTCTCAGTTTCAAAATTCTCTCTTCCTTCTATTTACATTTTCCCCTTGGTCTTCTGAGTTCATATCATCTGGTGTCGAAGCTCTTAGTTGTTGCTCATAGACCATTTTATCTACACTAAACTCGATTTGACTACAAAATTACTAAACTCAGTTTGACTACAAAagtgttatttatattatatatactttattttGTAGCTATTACTATTATAGTTATTTTCCTTATTTATTTTCACAATATATTTATGACTATTTAAACTTTCTTTAAATAAGCAATATGAGATGTGTATTTTCCAACAAATTCTACTCTAGTGCTTTGTATATTATTGTATTGTTACCaaaattgtaacaccctggttagccaagactgtcacattgtgtactttaaatagagcttaactcgttaaacgagtctttaggccataaatgtgcatctaaatgttattaatgggccagagttaaaatcttggtcaaaaggaatagatataattttattaaaaacgttaaactgtgcatgggatcccataaagtGTTTACagagttatttacaatacaaagtggtaattacaattcaaaagttacaattcgctgacctaagcggcaaaaatagggttacacCCTAGTTCCCCTAATAAACacattggctgtggtggtcaaacggccgcatatgtacacgttgccacctaagttctccaatcaaggttgggtaagcttttctttccatttgcctgcaccacatagcacccgtgagccaaggctcagcaaaaaaACTTATTTCTGCATGTATACAAATAATAATAACGATCATGAAATCGTTCTGGGGCtcgcaaccctaatcagatggtcACTATTAAGTCATTCTTGGGTCCTACACCCTGGATAGATGACGATTAAGCCTTTCTAGGGTCCCATGCCTAGAAAAGATGACTAATGagacatcctggggtcctgcgccttGAGTAGATAACTATTAAGTCTTTCTGGGGTCCTGCgtcctaagccatgtgactatcaagtcacctgagccttttagccctagctctgagtaactagccttacactagccaagcgctttagttttcttcgaccaataggttggtcaagcatttaatgctcatgttgattatatctaatcattttggccccCGTTCCATACGTTATTgttgctcttgactcataagtcaattccatacgaccaacgctcagtaTTATTGTCGcttcacgaccaatactaaacaccattgccgtttctgactaataagtcagtgccattcataagtaagcaatgctaccagacatttacaatgcaaccaatgtccatatatagagcactaaacatgcctcattaataatcatgtatgtcacatactgggtgcagttttcttacctcagacttgagcgtaaaataaataaagaacgatcctgtccttagacccttagcgatcacctaatcataaccaaatatgaaatcttatcaataaaatgagtaataaaaggttcatggactaaatCCCATCCCCTGGGACCTCAAATCCtgctaaaacggttagtagattctatcccgagccttaaggtttgaaaacccgcGCTCAAGACTAACTAAAACCATGCCTGACCCAAAAGAGATAGGCGGGCcgtgacctgcccccaagggttgCGACGCGCCCCCCAGACAGACACCCCCCCTGTCTGGGTGTTAGGGGGGCCACggcttgcccttgagggtcgcagcgcgctTGCCAGATAGAGCCCAGTGAAGGCCctggggttcactcaagtcgcgGCCCCCAAGAActcagtcgcgacttgaccctgcaAACCCAACTCCCCTGCATTTTATTCAAtcaaactcagccaaaactcattaAACAAATCCCAATATTTCAACCAAACATTAATACAACATAACCACCAATCTAACAGCAAAACCCAAACTTTATATCACTCAAAAAACCATCAAACACTCGATCCTAAGATTAAAATCTCAAGCTTATAAATAAccttaaaaacagagtaaaactcaAAATTAAAGCTTAGAATCCTTACCCCAGTTATGAATTAAATCTCTTTCAGTTGCTGAACACACTTCTAAGCCCTCAAGCCTCAAACCTTAAGCTTCAATCTCCTAACCTTGCCTCAAACACCAAACCAAGAGCGAGAGAGATGATCGAGAGAAATGAGAGAACAACTTTGTTTTTGCTGTCTTGGTTCTTTCTACAATTTCTCTGAGCTTAAACAAGTCTATCTAGGGCCACCTAAAACCTTCAAAGCTAAGCAAAGGAAAAATTGTCTTTTTTCACctacccgttaatcataattaacgtcctccaatacccattactcccaatatcctcaaataattatccaatcatatcctattacccgctcattcccgctaatgtactaaatactaatttacccctaggctcaccccgagccccgtaattaacctcgttatgaccaaaccgctaacttgcatcctaggatcgtctggTCTCACCCATATGTCACAttcatgcacataaatatacaaatatgtcatcaacgagccaaaattacgaaaatgcccttcttataagatatgggcccacatgcatgcaaatatcatcatataataatataactcacataatcatgcatataatcacatattaaaccaattatgaccctcctggcccccaaatcaaggcactaagccacattagagaatttgggacattacaaaaaTCTTTCAACAAACATTAAGCATGTCAATCTAAACACTACAAAACCATATTCAATGTGAATTACTATTTTAAAAATTCAATCTATTATTAAGATTAAATAAATAAGGTAGGGATTGACACATTCCCCACGGGGACGGGGCTCCGCGAGGACCTGCCCCTAATGGGGTGGGGATTCCCCGCCCAAACGGGGAATGTGGAGAGGACGGGGTCATTTTCAAACCTTGAATGTTAAACGGGCGAGGACAGGAATATCACTCCCCGTTCCGACGGGGCCCcatttaatttgttatttattttacatgTTTCTTTGTGTGATTTATAGTATATtagtaacttttttttaaaaaaaattattttattttggacATATTTAATACTTTGAATGATTAATAAgtgtaatatatattaatttcagataatttatgtttgtttatttattttattttttaaataaatggatctCCACGAAATTATGTGTCCCACCCCGACAAGGAATATGAATGAATGTGAACGAAAATAGGGACTCAAGCATGTGATATGTACACCTAAAATATATACTCAAATATTATACATATTGATGTGTCACtactttttaaaataatgaatcttaattttaataaatatgattggttaAACTAAATTACTACATtactaaataaaatatttaagtgTAAATTTTGAGTACTTGTAACATTACTATTATAACATTACTATTTTTCATTACTCTTAAAATAGTTAACGGGCATATAAACAGGGGAGCTCCCTCGTGGGTTACCGGACATGTTTTCATCCCTAAAGTAAGCACGTGAAATAAGCCACAATATGATTtctcataattaaaatatattatatagaCATATGCATATATAGTGTGTATACCATGCCATATCCCAGTTGAAGAGTTATTATGCCCAATCGACAAAGacaattaccaaaataccctaaaTGAAAGCATTTAATGGAGGTTGGTAGAGAGTATAAAGGTCATTTAGTTCATAGAAAACTATGGTCTATCCACTCCGAATCATATCCACGTCAGCAAGACAGAAAACCAGAGTGACTCGAATGAGTAAGTGTAGGAAAAAACAGGAAGCTACCAAAGGCCAAGAAAATCAAACCCAACTCCAGATAACGACGTTTTAATTGCATTCTTCCTCATATTCGATTGCTCCCGAACCCAGATTTCATTATTCTACCTTTTTCTATCGATATCTCTCACACCCTAATGCTTTTTCTCATGCATCTTCATCAAGGTACGACCTTTTTTTCTGCTCCATGCGTGTTGGGTTCAAGTTGAATCTATCTCtttctgagttttttttttctttcttttgattttttttttgaagttcGATTCAAAATGGCAATTGGGTTTGctttatttttgggtttttttttttgtggtgaaatgcattggttttttttttttttttgctctgtTACGTTTTGGTGGATCTGGGATGTGTTTGTTTCTTTGGTTGATTTTAGTGTGAAAGTTAAAGACCAGTGAAATGAATCTAATGTTGATTAACGAGTTATTTTGGTGGTAATTGAAAGAAGACAAATTTTCTGGGTCTTAGGTCCAAGAGATGGCTTCTTGACCTTATCTTATTATTTTAAACTTTTCGCTTGTAATGACTGCTTTTCTGGGTCAAATTTTGGAGCTTGGTATACTAAAAGTAAGATCTTTGTTTCAGTCTGTGGGGTGAAAGGAGATCTCTACGCTTACTTAATTTTGGATAATCTATTTTGTCGATTTGGGTTGATCTTAATGTGTGAAAATCGAAGATGTGTTGTTGAAACTGAATTTGGCTCTTTGGCCTTAGATTTCTGCTGGGTTTTTGAGGTGGATACTGTTTTAGGCCTTTTGGCACGATGAGATGGAAGAGGAAGAGTATGCATTTTGATTCTTACTATGTGCAAAACTGAATAGTATCATGCTATGCTTTGTAGAATTATATTCTTGGCAaacaataagaataaaaaaatgttTTCTTGGGAATATGCATTGGCACCTTTGGTTGGTTCTGATTGAACTAATTTAGAATTATATTTGTGGAGACTATGAAACTTGAGAAAACTATAATTAGATGAATATATGAAAGAGGACTTTCTCTAATCAGGggcaaaatggggaatttttcttttcttcttttggAAAATGTAAGTTTATTTTGCAATCTCACAAGTGAGTCAGTAACATGTTTGACAGAGAACTTTGAGATGTTGGATGTTTAAACGGGAATGTTATCTTAATTTGAAGCTAATAATTTGCCTAAAGACATTAATTTCATTGAAACTTGTATGAAATACTGTTGTGCTGGGTTAAGTCTCTTGCTTAAGCAAAACTAAGATATTGAATTTATTTGGGAAGTGGAGTAGTAATTGAAGACAAGTTAGTAAAAGAAGTGGTTCTGGTGAACAACTTAATAGCTAAGAAAATCTTtagttatttattaaatattaattttagatAAAGGTGTGATGGTGGAGATTCCACTAATGCTTTTTGCTTTCTTTGTGTAAGTAGTGGAGTCATCTTTTTTTGATAAATTTCCTCATAAAGTAAGTTTCTTAAAAGTTGTGTTTACTAATGCTCTTAGAAGCACTAGTGCAACACTTGCTGTTGAGGCTGCAATCTAAGGAAATTCTTTAATAATCTAGAACTCAGGTTCTATTAAATGTATTTGATGATTTAGAATGGATGAATAGTATGTTATCCATTATGCTTTCCTAATTTTGAGATCGTGTAAAGATTCATTATTTATGTGGCATGCACAAACATGATTTGTGGATCTTATACTCTGTAGATATGTTTAAGCTAGTAGTAACATTTTCAATCAACTTAAGTATCAATTAGAAGCAGTTAGTTATTTATTCcaaaatcataattaatgtcctcctTGTTAGTTCCGGTATCTTTTATCAAGCTAGGGCCGTTTAGCTCTTTTTGTAACACGTTCTTCTGGTTCATCTTATCAGGTGTCCATATCTGGTGGAGTAATTTTAGGTGGTCTATCTGAAAAGACATACTTTTTAACTTATCGTGTCGCTGTGGAAGGCAATGAATGGTAATTCATTATGGAGACAATGGAGGTGAATGCTGGAAACTCTCCTTCCAATGAAAAACAAGCTTCGGAACACCCCAATCTAGCCAATAACAACAAAAAATCTGCAGAAAAGGAAATGAAGACATCTGTTTTTGTCAATTATGGTAAGTATGCTTAGGTACAATTTTGCCTATAACCGAGAAGCTATGCCAAAACACAAGATATTTATTACTTTTGCTGACTTGATTATAAAATCTCATCATTACTAGCTTAAAACACAAAACTTGCAGTAGAAATATTGGTTATGATTTCTTAGAATCGCTAAGAAAAATGTATGAATGGAGAGTCTAGGGAAGGGAAGATGCGAGCAAAGAGAAGGGATTGAATCAAACTGTCATTACATTTCTGAATATATTTAGACCCGGCACATAAAACTTGATTTATTTTCGTAATCACAGTTGGCTTTTACTTTTTTCCTCTTTTTAATTATGCTGATAAACAATCAGCCATTTTCACAAATAATTGTGTTCAATGAATCAAAGACTACCACCATATTTACCACATCTACAGCCTAATACTGACTTTATCTTTCTTGAAATGATAGAGAACCAAGTAATACTTTATAAATAGTCACAGGTTCAAATTATTCTCTAAAGTATAATCTGGCTGATGTATCATGCAGCTGCCATTGCTTGGAATGAGAATAGAAAACAGTGGGTTGGAGATAAGTCTCAGCAGGCACAAAGAATGGCAAAGGATCCAATCATAAGGTACATTCATTGATAAATTTCTTGCTTAAACATATTTTGGTTATGTTTTACTAAATCTGTTTTGACTAATGTAGTATGTGGAGATAATGCAAAAAATAATTTCTTGCAGCTGGTCAACCGGATATGAAGATTTACTCTCAACTCATGAACCTTTTGCTGAGCCAATCCCTTTACCTGTAAGCTTCTCGGTATCCTTGCAAATTATACCATATTACATGCAATCTTCTACTCATCCTTTTAGTTCTGCAACTACAACATGGAGTctttatgtgtgattataatgaaaatattattttagttCTTGAATACTTGATAAAATAAGAGTAAActggttttttcttttaaaaaagttTGACTAAAATCACTTTCATTTTGGTAATGTTTGtaaaacataatattattattagaatttttttaaatagaatattaagtaaaatatatattttctcgtGAGAATTGTCTTCTTTTAGCGTTGCAGACACCTTACGGTGTCCAAAATCATATGAGATGATATTTTATGTGTGGTTAATAATGTCTAATTCTACTTATTAAATTATTGTAAATGGAGTTTGATTTTAAATTCAACCACACATGAAGTgtcacctcatgtggtgttgaCACGTTAAGGTGTCTTGTAGCATTAATCTTTATCGAAATAACAAAAACTAGTGTATTGGAAATCTCATGAGTTTTGATAGTGGTTGTCAGTTATAAAAATTTAGTTGCTTATGGTTGGTTACAACTGATTATGCAGGAGATGGTGGATTTTTTAGTAGATATTTGGCATGATGAAGGCCTTTTTGATTAGTGAGATGGAGACTGATGTTATGGTAACACGGCTGGGTGATGGTAGTTAAACAAAGGTGGAGAAATGCTGAATAGCTTAGGAGTTAGGACCCTTATTAGTCTTCTTTCACATCATTCTTCTATTTATTTATCTCATGACTTCATGAGGTAACGAAAACCTTAATTGAATTTGTCACTAATTTACTGCCACTGAAATAATCATGTTACTTTTCTTTGGATCTTTCAAGTTTAAAAACATTCATTACA
This genomic interval from Humulus lupulus chromosome 8, drHumLupu1.1, whole genome shotgun sequence contains the following:
- the LOC133797903 gene encoding uncharacterized protein LOC133797903, which codes for METMEVNAGNSPSNEKQASEHPNLANNNKKSAEKEMKTSVFVNYAAIAWNENRKQWVGDKSQQAQRMAKDPIISWSTGYEDLLSTHEPFAEPIPLPEMVDFLVDIWHDEGLFD